The nucleotide sequence CAAGAATTAGGGTCAGCACATCCCCTTCTGCGTAATGGGAAAAGTTGGGCTCCCTGCCGAAGAACTGTCGGTGAATTTCTATTAGGGAAAACTGCCCTTTGACATTCTCTGACTTCGGTTTCTCTTCATTATGCAGATACCGGAAGGCTTGAAGAGAATCCACACACAAGATGGAGCTGGAGAGGTCATGATCTTGTTGATGAAGCTCAGTCTTCAGTAGGGGAAAGTCGTAGTTAAAGCCATTGTGGGCCACCAGACAAACTGGCTGAGCCTGACGGTTTATAAACTGGATGACGGTGTTGATGAGGCTCTCATCAAATGTTTCCTTCTCACAGGATCTCAGTAGCTCATTGTCCAGACCAGTGATTTCAGAGGCTTTTGGAGTGAGGGGCTTTCCTGGATCTACGCAAAGGCAAAGCTTGTCCAACACTCGAGGTAGCTGGATCTCCCCTGAGTCATTGGTTGTTGGATTCTTCAGTGAAGACACATGGACAGCCACCAGGCAAAGCTCTGTGATTTTGGGATGATCTCCATGAAGGCCAGTAGCTTCCAGGTCTAGGAAAATGAATGTTTTCACCAAGCTGCCCATTACGGTGTCCTAGAGAAAGAATTTTGACAGGATTAATAAAATTGACAGCACAAAGGTACACAATAACGTGCATTACGCAAGTGTCCCTTATTGTTGGGGCCTTTCTTTCTGCAGCCAGGGGCTCCTTTGAATTAATTAATAAGAAAATGTTGCCTGTTAACTAAGGTAGTGACATCATtccacagggcagccatcagaaaaatTTGGGCAacatacacagctttaggccttcCTCAACCACCCCCGACCCCCTATTCCATTCCCTAGGGCTTGCCCACAGACCATCGCACCAAATCCCCACACTGGCCAcctcacctgtacgcactcagcccccccccctcaatattGTATATATGTTAGCTTCCCTtaatcctgtatatatgtcagccccctcaatcctgtatatatgtcagccccctcaatcctgtatatatgtcagcacccccacacctgtatatatgtcagccctccCCTCATACCTGTATATATGTAAgccccacctgtatatatgtcagccccccaaacctgtatatatgccagccccctcacacctgtatatatgtgagcccagggccgtctttatagcatcacgggcccctgggcaaagtaatgctctggggcccctacaatgatgacaatgcaggtaaacagacaccaagtaggtaggaggcagactgcttcccctgtgtatctatcactctcagtgccatcatggggcccccaattacggggcagcgtgggctcaaggaccagctgctttggggaaagtgcaggggccccccatgcagctagggccccagtgcccaggtgtgccctctcattaagacagccctgtttgagccccccccccccccacacacacctgtatatatgtgtcagcgcccccccacacacacacttgtttatatgccagcccccatcacacctgtatatatgtcagccccaccAGACCCCCCTACACCTGTATATAagtcagccccccacacacctgtatatatgtgagccccccacacctgtatatatgccagccccctcacacctgtatatatgtgtcagccccccccccacacacacctgtatatatgccagcccccttcACACCTATATATATGTCATCCCCACCagaccccccacacctgtatatatgtcagccccccacacacctgtatatatgccagccccctcacacctgtatatatgtgacagccccccacacacacacacacctgtatatatgccagtccccttcacacctgtatatatgtcatccCCACCagaccccccacacctgtatatatgtcagccccccacacacctgtatatatgccagcccccctcacacctgtatatttgTCAGCCCccacctgtgtatatatatatatatgtcacacATACACAAATCTGTAAACACGCAAACCTCTAGTCCCTCCCTGTATACAAACAGCCCCCCTCCTTTTCCTTCACAGCCCCTACTTGTAAAGAAATCTTCCTACCTAGTTCCAGCTCGTTTTCACAAAGCTGacaatgaaagataatgttacgccgagtaaattcatacccaacatgtcacgcttcaaaattgcgtccgctcgtggaatgccgacaaacttttaccctttaaaatcttcataggcgacgtttaaaaaaatctacaggttgcatgttttgagttacagcggaagtctagggctagaattattgctctcgctctaccaatcgcggcgatacctcacgtgtggtttgaacaccgtttacatatgcgggtgctgctcacatatgtgttcgcttctgcgcgcgagctcgtcgggacggggtgcgttttctggctcctaacttttttagctggctcctagattccaagcaaatttgtcaaaccctgtaatAGGTGACACAGAGGGTGGAGAAGGGAACCCCAGCCTATGACGTAGGACAAGATAATGGGCAATAGTCTATTGATCTTCCTTgtcaataaaaaacagaaaagaacTGCACCAACACTGATAAGTGTGTAAGGGTTCTAGAAGCTTATCAATACTGAAAGCATTTTGAAAATATAAAATTGTGGGGTGGGAATACTCTTTATTTTAAAGTAGCAGAATACAACCCACAACCATTCAAAGCATGTTTTAGCTAAGGTACCTAGCTGAAGAATAAAATGTATAGTGGCTCTTTAATTTTAAAGTGGACTGCACAGCTTACAAAAAAAGCAAGACAAAAAATCCATGTAAAATAAGAGatcgtatgccgcgtacacacgaccattttttacaacctgaaaaactacatagtttaaaacgtcgtgaaaaaaagagagcattttcgaaaaaaaaattgttgtttttctgAACCCCGAAAAAtgttctgaagcccacacacgatcgttttaaatgacatttttaaaaaacttttaggtagattcagaaagagttaggccggcgtatcagtagataagcgacctaactcagaatctacgccgacttatgtttaagcgtatgctcaaacagagatacgcttaaacatatctaagatacgacggcttgcgccgtcctatcttagattgcaatattttggatggccgctagatggcgcttccattgcggtcggcgtagaatatgtaaatgaggatatacgccgattcacgaacgtatgccgggccgacgcagtacttttacgccgtttacgtaagagataggccacgtaaagttagagctaggccctagttggaatagtaatgtcaagtatggccgccgttcccgcgtcgaaattcgaattttttacgtcgtttgcgtaagtcgtccgtgaatcggggtttacgtccacgtcaaaatcaataggcccgtgcggcgtacttagccgcaatgcacactgggaaatgtaggcgcccggcgcatgcgcagtaacaaaaaattgtaaaaaatgtaaggtcaagcctgattaacattaaacacgcccccttccacacatttgaattcggcgcccttacgcccgcccgctttaggctacgccgacgtaacttagcaggcaagtacattgagaatcatgggccaaatcctcaaaagggatacgcaggcggaactgctgttcagcctgcgtatccctgtgcctatctttggaactgatcctcagaatcagttttccaaagataggcagaagatccgacatctgtaatagacttacactgtcggatcttaggatgcagtaccgcatccgccgctgggggcattttgagtcgaaatgccgctttgcgtatgcaaatgaggacttaggcagatccacaaagctttttagctttgtgttttctgcgtaagttacgttttgcatgcgtaaaattagggatgcttttacaaggtgtaaactagtaacaccttgtaaaaacatacctttttttcgatcgccgcgttttttttttaaatttcaaattttatttttcgccgcgtaacttttttttttcccgacgcaactttattgtcccgtcgcaatccacaaagcccgacgtaacataatttcgcgcgctgcccttcgggaaaaatgacgtcacacgcatgcgcagaacgtccggcgcgggagcgcgcctcatttaaattgtcatccccccctggatgagaagaccgccttgcgacggaggcacttaagttacacagccgaatatttctaggtaagtgctttgtggatcgggcacttaggtagaaattttccgccagtgtaacttaactgctaaaagttaagttaggcaggttttttgaggatttgcccccatgtacttgcctagctaacttacggcgtcgTAGCCTAAACAgggtaagctacgccgccgcaaagttaagctattgtctctgaatctacctatttgttttttacaacccgaaaaatgatcgtgtgtacgcggcattactcatcTTTGTGGCGGTTCTACCTCTACTTCTTTCCAGCTCTGCAGACTCTGCCGTTTTTTATTGGCCTGCAATATTACATGCAGTATTGGATACCTGTGTCCCTTACCATGTGTCACGACTCCCTCAAACTTCTACAGAAAAgctttggattgtgagcataattagttctggaaacatgtttgtaatccaaagcacttgtatatcaaagaaaattttcccataagaaataatggaaactcaaatgattcgttccacaaccatttattcataaatcctccTGTTTATAGTccaaataaaaagattatagcaatgtgaccagattgtgtaaccataaaatgtccatccaccatCCAAGCTGGGGGGAAGTAGGAGGATAAGTGAGGTCAAGGTGGGTAGCTAGAAGGTAGTCGGGGAACACAAAGGACAGAGAGAGCAGCAccatctaagtgcagtatgaCCGCAATTTAATATATAACCGGTAAGAAATACACTCACAAGGTTAAGCACTTCAATGCCAGGCACttccgccccttcctgcccaggacaattttcagctttcagcgctgtcgcactttgaatgacaattgtatgGTCGTCCTACACTGTACACAAacgaaattgttatcattttgttcccacaaatagagttttcttttggtggtatttgatcaccactcggGTCTTTATTTtatgctaaacaaactaaaaaaaaatgttttttcttttttttcggttataaaatgttgttttgtctttcactgatgggcactgatgaggagacactgatatgtagaattgatgggcactgataggtggcactgatatgcaacactgatgggcaccaataggcagcactgatatgcagcactgatgggcactgataggcggcactgactaGCGTCTGTCATGAGCACTGACAGGcgactgtgatgggcactgacaggaggcactgattggcactgatgggcagcactgatgatgaggtactgggaggttttactgctgggcactgtgatgggcacagactggcactgatattggcacttattggcactgtgatgggcactgtcatacatttttttatggggcactgactggcagcttatGGGCACTTTTTAGCAGCTGTGCCGCcatgtcaggataacagaaccacttcccggccgtcaatctgctataggccaggcagaaagtggttaaaaacaattcCAGCATAAATGATGAATGTGTTGCTCATCTGCTGTACTCTCGAGTGGGAGCTGCTAGTGTGTCAGTGGCCAGAGGCGCTGGTGGCTTCAAAGTGACGTCATCAGTGCACCCGAGTGTCTCTGAGTTTACCAGGAAGCGTTGGGACCTCTGGCCACCGACACACCAGCAGCTACCACCCCGAGAGTAGAGCGTATGAACATGATCATTTATGCGGAAATTGCTTTTATACATGAAATTGCAGTCATATTGCACTTAGATGGTGCTGCTCTCTGTGCTTTAGGACAGGGGAGTGACAGCTGGCGGGAGGGGAGGAGGCAGCAGGGAGGGGAATCCCATGGACAGATGAAATGTCATTGGTTGTGAAGGACACGGCGGGCCCGCTGCTTAACAACCAATAATTGCCTGCATTCATTTCTTCATTTCCGCGGTTATCCGGAAAATccagctgacagctgaaagaactGAGCCAGTAGGTATTGGTTTCGGGTACTggtgcatttgcacgagtaccgatAACCGTGCAAATGCCTAGTATTGCCATCGGTaccagtatcggtgcaaccctagttaaAACCATTGTAACTGCCAAAGTTCTAAGGATTTTTTACCATGTACAAACATCGAATGACGTAGTATATTTTAAAGTGTTTAAAGAgtaaataatccccccccccaaaaaaaaatattctaagctTACTTATGCAAGTCATCACCTCGTAAAATCTATTAATAGTTGCGTTATGTTGATAATGGGTTTGGCAGCCTTACAATAAAGGTTAAAAATAAGTAAACAATAATTATCAAGTTTGAAAAAATCTTCTTTGTTGGGTAGTAAAACGTAGAGCTGTATCCAGACaatgttaaaaaaactaaaacataaatgaaaaaaaaggcaGACTTGATGGACCACTTCCGTTTCTGCTGTCGTTATTCTATGGATCTAAAACCCTGCGTAGGTTTCCTGTAATCTCCATTTAATCCTATAAAGAGTTCACCCTTTAGCTAAGGAGaccatagatcaggggtctcaaagtgtCGGCTCTcctgctgttgcaaaactacaagtcccatgaggcattgcaaggctgatgcctagtacacacgatcggttttcccaacGATCAAAAGACcatcgggaaaaccgagaaccagttcggtcccttttcccctgtacacacggccggttttcccgacaggaaaactgccaggagagctttggtGCGGAAAACCGgcggtgtgtatgctccctagcagtgtttcccataggaaaactgcgggggaaaAAACGCTGCGATCCGCGGTGAGAAAAAAGAGACATGTtcttattggcccggattcaagaagcaattgcgcctgcgtaaccataggttacacagcgcaattgcttacttgctccggcgttacgaatgctcctgattcaggaacatcgtaacaacgactgcagcctaaaatctgcgtggcataaggctcttatgccacgcatatcttaggctgcattcttgcgatggccgctagggggcgctcccattgtgctcagtgtatagtatgcaaattgcatactaacaccgattcacaatgttgcgcgagccctgcgtacgcaatttacgttgtttccgtacggtgtGTTTAgcctaaggctgccccttctaatagcaggggcagccaatgctaaagtataccagacgttcccgcgttgcgacgttcgatttttacgtaatttgcgtaagtgattcgtgaatggcgctggacgccattcaagttcactttaaagcaaatgacgtccttgcgacctcatttgccgcaatgcacgtcgggaaagtttcccgacggagcatgcgctctacctgaatccgggccattgtttaaaccgcagttttcctgttgggaaaactgctaag is from Rana temporaria chromosome 9, aRanTem1.1, whole genome shotgun sequence and encodes:
- the LOC120913136 gene encoding three prime repair exonuclease 2-like; the protein is MGSLVKTFIFLDLEATGLHGDHPKITELCLVAVHVSSLKNPTTNDSGEIQLPRVLDKLCLCVDPGKPLTPKASEITGLDNELLRSCEKETFDESLINTVIQFINRQAQPVCLVAHNGFNYDFPLLKTELHQQDHDLSSSILCVDSLQAFRYLHNEEKPKSENVKGQFSLIEIHRQFFGREPNFSHYAEGDVLTLILAFICKADRLLEVANYKRWGDVQPMY